A genomic region of Chitinimonas arctica contains the following coding sequences:
- a CDS encoding cytochrome b, with protein sequence MPNKYTLPARLLHWLIALGIITAFTLALNFDGMPLSLAKLKLINYHKWVGISVLGLVAIRLLWRLTHRPPAMPGHMAAWEKTVAHVTHGVLYLLMFGVPLGGWLYSSAKGFPVVWLGLVQLPQLLEKDEALATTLKEMHGLAAWILIGLAVLHAAAALKHRFIDRDDVLQRML encoded by the coding sequence ATGCCAAACAAATACACGCTACCGGCCCGGCTACTGCATTGGCTGATCGCGCTGGGCATCATTACCGCGTTCACCCTGGCCCTGAACTTCGATGGCATGCCGCTGAGCCTCGCCAAGCTCAAGCTGATCAACTACCACAAATGGGTGGGTATCAGCGTGTTGGGCTTGGTGGCCATCCGGCTGCTGTGGCGCCTGACCCATCGGCCGCCCGCCATGCCAGGCCATATGGCTGCCTGGGAAAAAACCGTCGCCCATGTCACCCATGGCGTGCTCTACCTGCTGATGTTCGGCGTCCCGCTTGGGGGTTGGCTGTATTCCTCGGCCAAGGGTTTCCCGGTAGTCTGGCTGGGTCTGGTGCAATTGCCCCAGCTGCTGGAAAAGGACGAGGCCCTGGCCACGACGCTCAAGGAAATGCACGGGCTGGCCGCCTGGATCCTGATCGGCCTGGCGGTACTGCACGCCGCCGCCGCCTTGAAACACCGTTTTATCGACCGCGACGACGTTTTGCAACGCATGCTGTAA
- a CDS encoding J domain-containing protein gives MTHAPCWQLLGLAPTPDEREIKRAYARLLKTTRPEDDPQAFQALRSAFEEALFQSDELARQPPAGAPDEMARSTDEVAAEQLLRPYIEQLAELNERGGSEETMAALDALLDRLALREPAGRDPVLWRLLEDGILWVCCDIEANHDDFLRAAMNLFGWAEPGNWLGEKDPKTVEWLRLRLKEADALESVDGLLDLLEMGHELEAIGELARLADDEMLVNVDVRHLFEAELMVGLSALQPAPAQFNRRVVELFSWQKDHRHLAEYHPEAWADFGKQLGLLPFGGR, from the coding sequence ATGACCCATGCACCATGCTGGCAGTTGCTAGGCCTTGCGCCTACGCCGGATGAACGAGAGATCAAGCGTGCCTATGCCCGTTTGCTGAAGACCACCCGGCCCGAGGACGATCCACAAGCCTTCCAGGCTCTGCGCAGTGCATTCGAAGAGGCCTTGTTCCAATCCGACGAGCTGGCCAGGCAGCCGCCTGCCGGCGCGCCGGACGAGATGGCGCGTAGTACCGACGAAGTCGCGGCCGAGCAATTGCTGCGGCCCTATATCGAACAACTGGCCGAACTGAACGAGCGGGGCGGTAGCGAGGAGACCATGGCGGCGCTGGACGCCCTGCTGGACCGGCTTGCCTTGCGCGAGCCCGCTGGCCGCGACCCGGTGCTTTGGCGCCTGCTGGAAGACGGCATCCTGTGGGTGTGCTGTGATATCGAGGCCAATCACGATGACTTCCTGCGCGCCGCGATGAATCTGTTCGGTTGGGCCGAGCCGGGCAATTGGCTGGGCGAGAAGGACCCCAAGACCGTGGAGTGGCTGCGCCTGCGGCTGAAGGAAGCGGATGCACTGGAATCGGTCGATGGCTTGCTCGACCTGCTGGAGATGGGCCATGAGTTGGAGGCCATCGGCGAGTTGGCACGCCTGGCCGACGACGAGATGCTGGTCAATGTGGACGTGCGGCATCTATTCGAAGCGGAGCTGATGGTCGGTCTGTCGGCACTGCAACCGGCGCCTGCCCAATTCAATCGCCGGGTGGTGGAATTGTTCTCCTGGCAGAAGGACCATCGGCATCTTGCCGAATACCATCCGGAAGCCTGGGCGGACTTCGGTAAACAGCTGGGCCTGTTACCTTTTGGCGGAAGATAG
- a CDS encoding YceI family protein yields the protein MQSKLIALLVAAGLSATSFAATEKFVLDATHTYPSFEVDHLGFSMARGFFKDTTGTLELDRSAKSGKLAAVIKTASLETGLAKRDEHLRSKDFFNTAEFPTATVKADSFKFDGEKPVEATGNLTMLGVTKPVTLKITPLRCDVRMGTDFVCGADVVTTIKRSDWGMKTYLPFIGDDVKIAVQVEAVKQK from the coding sequence ATGCAATCCAAACTGATCGCCCTGCTCGTCGCAGCCGGCCTCTCTGCCACTTCCTTCGCCGCCACCGAAAAATTCGTCCTCGACGCCACGCACACCTACCCCAGCTTTGAAGTCGACCACCTGGGGTTCTCGATGGCACGCGGCTTTTTCAAGGACACCACCGGCACGCTGGAACTGGACCGTAGCGCCAAGTCGGGCAAGCTCGCCGCCGTGATCAAGACCGCATCGCTGGAAACCGGCCTGGCCAAGCGCGACGAGCATCTGCGCAGCAAGGATTTCTTCAACACGGCCGAATTCCCCACCGCCACCGTCAAGGCCGACAGCTTCAAGTTCGACGGTGAAAAGCCGGTGGAAGCCACTGGCAACCTGACCATGCTGGGCGTGACCAAGCCGGTCACCCTGAAGATCACCCCGCTGCGTTGCGATGTGCGCATGGGCACCGACTTCGTTTGTGGCGCGGATGTGGTTACCACCATCAAGCGTAGCGACTGGGGCATGAAGACTTACCTGCCCTTTATCGGCGACGATGTGAAGATTGCCGTGCAGGTTGAGGCGGTCAAGCAGAAGTAA
- a CDS encoding Hsp70 family protein, whose product MIIGIDLGTTNSLVSVWRDGQVELIPNALGDMLTPSVVGLDADGAVLVGLAARERLITHPQLTAAVFKRYMGSDRKTLLGSQAFRPEELSALVLKSLKADAERYLGEPVEEAVITVPAYFSDAQRKATKIAGQLAGLKVERLVNEPTAAALAYGLHQSEPESRFLVFDLGGGTFDISILELFEGVMEVRASAGDNFLGGEDFSEALIDGFIAAVGKQHGLTDKTADPAVYQNLRKQAEQAKRALTGAPTATMTVLHAGEPLSWTLSDGDFLKLCEPLLKRLREPIEKALRDSRLKAIDLDQVVLAGGATRKPLVRKLVAKLFGRMPAMNLNPDEVVARGAAVMAGLKARDVALSEVVMTDVCPYSLGIEVSEQLGPGRFQPGFYLPIIERNSVVPISREQIVSTIVDNQPALHVSIFQGESRLVKDNIFLGELILPVPPRPAGQISVAVRFTYDVNGLLEAEMTVAETGEKHRLLIEDNPGVLSPEQIEERLAALAKLKIHPRELLPNATLLARADRLYQQLLGEQRQWLAQETARFQAVLESQDEALILPARTELKQFLDEIEGDGWL is encoded by the coding sequence ATGATTATTGGCATCGACCTTGGCACGACCAACAGCCTTGTTTCGGTATGGCGCGATGGGCAGGTGGAGCTGATCCCCAATGCCCTCGGCGACATGCTTACCCCCTCCGTCGTCGGCCTGGATGCCGATGGCGCGGTGCTGGTCGGCCTGGCGGCGCGCGAGCGCCTGATCACCCATCCGCAGCTGACCGCCGCCGTCTTCAAGCGCTATATGGGCTCGGATCGGAAGACCCTGCTCGGTAGCCAGGCTTTCCGGCCGGAGGAACTGTCCGCCTTGGTACTCAAGTCGCTCAAGGCCGATGCCGAGCGCTACCTGGGCGAGCCGGTGGAGGAGGCGGTGATTACCGTGCCGGCCTATTTCAGTGATGCCCAGCGCAAGGCGACCAAAATCGCCGGCCAACTGGCCGGCCTGAAAGTGGAGCGGCTGGTGAACGAACCCACCGCCGCGGCGCTGGCTTACGGCCTGCATCAAAGCGAGCCGGAAAGCCGCTTTCTGGTTTTTGACCTGGGTGGCGGCACTTTCGATATTTCCATCCTCGAATTATTCGAAGGGGTGATGGAGGTACGCGCCAGCGCCGGCGACAACTTCCTGGGCGGCGAGGATTTCAGCGAAGCCCTGATCGATGGCTTTATCGCTGCGGTCGGCAAACAGCATGGCCTGACGGACAAGACCGCCGATCCAGCGGTCTACCAGAACCTGCGCAAGCAGGCGGAACAGGCCAAGCGCGCGCTGACCGGTGCGCCGACGGCCACCATGACCGTGCTGCACGCGGGCGAGCCGCTGAGCTGGACCTTGAGCGACGGCGATTTCCTCAAGCTGTGCGAACCCTTGCTGAAACGCTTGCGCGAGCCGATAGAAAAAGCCCTGCGCGATTCGCGCTTGAAGGCGATCGACCTGGACCAGGTCGTGCTGGCCGGCGGCGCAACCCGTAAGCCGCTGGTACGCAAGCTGGTAGCCAAGCTGTTCGGCCGCATGCCGGCCATGAATCTGAATCCGGACGAAGTGGTGGCGCGCGGTGCGGCCGTGATGGCGGGCTTGAAGGCCCGCGACGTCGCGCTGAGCGAAGTGGTGATGACCGATGTCTGTCCCTATTCGCTGGGTATCGAGGTCAGCGAGCAGTTGGGCCCGGGGCGTTTCCAGCCCGGCTTCTACCTGCCCATCATCGAACGCAACTCGGTGGTGCCGATCTCGCGCGAGCAGATCGTCAGCACCATCGTGGACAACCAGCCGGCCCTGCACGTCAGCATCTTCCAGGGTGAAAGCCGGCTGGTGAAGGACAATATCTTCCTGGGCGAATTGATCCTGCCGGTGCCGCCGCGCCCGGCCGGCCAGATCAGCGTGGCGGTCCGCTTCACCTATGACGTCAATGGGCTGCTCGAAGCGGAGATGACGGTAGCCGAGACCGGCGAGAAGCATCGCCTCCTCATCGAAGACAACCCGGGCGTGCTGAGCCCGGAGCAAATCGAGGAAAGGCTGGCCGCCCTGGCCAAACTCAAGATCCACCCACGCGAGTTGCTGCCGAATGCCACCTTGCTGGCGCGGGCGGACCGGCTCTACCAGCAGTTGCTGGGCGAACAGCGACAGTGGCTGGCGCAGGAAACCGCGCGCTTCCAGGCTGTGCTGGAATCGCAGGATGAGGCATTGATCCTGCCGGCGCGCACCGAACTAAAGCAGTTCCTCGACGAAATCGAAGGGGATGGCTGGCTGTAG
- a CDS encoding YceI family protein — MNRFALSSILLALLGTAQAAPIDAAKSSVKFVFTQMNVPVEGQFKKFAADIAFDAAKPEAGKVSISVDLAATDAGSSDANQAVQLKEWFNTPAFPRATFTATQFKTVSPGKFQAVGQFGLKGRSANLTVPFTVRAEGNGQWFEGSFPLSRLAWKVGEGEWADVGAVADAVQVKFKLFVPK; from the coding sequence ATGAATCGATTCGCCCTTTCGTCCATCTTGCTGGCCCTGCTGGGCACCGCCCAGGCCGCCCCCATCGACGCGGCCAAGAGTTCGGTGAAGTTCGTGTTTACCCAGATGAATGTGCCGGTGGAAGGTCAATTCAAGAAATTCGCTGCCGATATCGCCTTCGATGCGGCCAAGCCGGAAGCCGGCAAGGTCAGCATCTCGGTGGATCTTGCCGCTACCGATGCCGGCAGCAGCGATGCCAACCAGGCGGTGCAACTGAAGGAATGGTTCAACACACCGGCTTTTCCGCGCGCCACCTTCACCGCCACCCAGTTCAAGACCGTGTCGCCCGGCAAGTTCCAGGCCGTCGGCCAATTCGGCCTCAAGGGCCGCAGCGCCAATTTGACCGTGCCCTTCACGGTGCGCGCTGAAGGTAATGGCCAATGGTTTGAAGGCAGCTTCCCCTTGTCGCGCCTTGCCTGGAAGGTCGGCGAAGGCGAATGGGCCGATGTGGGCGCCGTAGCCGATGCCGTTCAGGTTAAATTCAAGCTTTTTGTTCCAAAGTAA